CCATAAGGTAACCGTCATCCGTAAAGGTGAAGGCATTGGCACTGTTAAGGTTTCTGCAACGAATCCGAATGAACTGGCATCCTTAATGGTTGGCCGGGAAGTTCTCTTTACAACAGATAAAACGTCTGCTAAGCCTGGGGAAACGGTTCTGGAAGTCAAGAATTTGGTTGTTAAGGATGCAAGAATGGTAACCGCTATCGATTCGTTATCACTGGATGTGAAAGCTGGAGAAATCGTCGGGATAGCCGGAGTGGATGGAAATGGACAGAGTGAGCTTATTGAGGCGATTACCGGTTTGAAAAAGCACGAATCAGGCACGATCCATTTAAACGGCAAAGACATTGGACGTTTAACTCCAAGAAAAGTAGCTGAATCAGGAGTGGGGCATATTCCTCAGGATCGCCATAAACATGGGCTGGTGCTTGATTTTGCAATTGGAGAGAATATGGTGCTTCAAACGTACCATCAAAAGCCTTATTCTAAGTCAGGCATTCTAAATTTTAAAGAAATCTACAAAAAAGCAGAGCAGCTCATTAAGGAGTTTGATGTAAGAACTCCAAGTTCATCAACTCCAGCAAGAGCCCTTTCCGGTGGAAATCAGCAGAAGGCGATTATTGGGCGGGAAGTGGACAGGGACCCTGATCTTTTGATTGCTGCGCAGCCAACCAGGGGACTTGATGTCGGAGCCATTGAATTTATTCACAAACGACTGATCGAACAGCGTGATAAAGGAAAGGCGATTTTGCTGGTTTCCTTTGAACTCGATGAAATCATGAATGTAAGTGACAGAATTGCGGTTATCTATGAAGGGAAAATTGTGGCCATTGTAAAACCGGAGGAAACAACCGAGCAGGAGCTTGGGCTCTTGATGGCCGGAAGCAAGCTGAAGGGAGAAGGTGTGGCACCATGAAAATCATCAACCGTTATATAAATTTGATCATCCCAGTTATCGCAGTCATTCTTGGATTGCTCAGCGGGGCTCTGGTTATGCTTGTCAGCGGCTATGATCCAATCCTTGGATATGGCGCATTATGGAATGGAATATTCGGCGATCCTTATAACATCGGGGATACAATAAGACTGATGACGCCCTATATTTTGACAGGACTTGCTGTAGCTTTTGCTTTCAAGACTGGTTTATTTAACATCGGAGTAGAAGGGCAAGTAATCGTGGGCTGGCTCGCGGCGGTTTGGGTTGGGGTGGCATTTGATCTTCCTAAAATCATCCATCTTCCTCTTGCCATCATCGTTGCTGCATTAGCTGGTGCGTTATGGGGATTCATTCCAGGCCTGCTGAAAGCGCGTTTCCGTGTACACGAAGTAATTGTCACAATCATGATGAATTACATTGCACTCTATGCGACGAATGCTATTATACAATCTGTATTAACAAAAGGCAGCGATACAACAGATGAAATCGCGGCTACAGCAAGTCTCCGTTCAGGAACATTTGAGATGCTGACAAACTACTCAAGGATGCATTATGGAATTATCATCGCGCTTGCAGCAGCATTCATCATGTGGTTCCTGCTTGAGAGAACAACGAAGGGATATGAGCTTCGTGCCGTTGGTTTTAATCAGGATGCTGCCCATTATTCCGGAATGAATGTTAACCGAAGCATTATTCTTTCTATGGTAATCTCAGGTGCATTCGCTGGTATTGCCGGTGCAATGGAAGGACTTGGTACGTTCCAATATGCATCCGTTAAAAGCGGTTTTACCGGAATTGGATTTGATGGAATCGCCGTTGCTTTGTTAGGCGGAAATACAGCAATCGGTGTTATTTTTGCGGCTTTCCTTTTTGGAGGATTGAAGGTAGGGGCACTGAATATGCCTTTGGAAGCCAATGTTCCGAATGAGCTAGTAGAAATTGTTATTGCACTAATCATATTCTTTGTAGCATCCAGCTATTTTATCCGGTGGCTGCTGCTTCGGTTTAAAAAGGGGGAGAAATAAATGAGCTTACTTCAAGCACTTCAAATTATCATTCCTACCGCTCTGTTCGTAGCGGCCCCTCTAATTCTTACCGCTCTAGGCGGGATTTTCAGTGAGAAGTCAGGTGTAGTAAATATTGGTCTGGAAGGTTTAATGGTTATCGGTGCATTTACAGGAATCGTTTTTAACTTAACGTTCGCGGAGACGTTCGGTTCATTGACACCATGGCTTTCATTGCTTGCCGCAATGATTGCGAGCGCGCTATTTGCCGTTTTGCACGCCGTGGCGACCATTACTTTCCGCTCGGATCAGGTTGTCAGCGGTGTAGCCATTAATTTTCTTGCACTTGGGTTAACTCTTTTCCTTGTGAAAAATATGTATGATAAGGGACAAACTGACCGGATTGATCAAAGCTTTGATATTATTGATATTCCGCTGTTAAGCAAAATTCCGGTCATCGGACCGCTGTTTTTCAGCAACGGCTACATCACATCTTATATTGCCATCCTCCTTTCTGTAGCCGTTTGGTACGTTATTTACAAAACACCCTTCGGTCTTAGACTGAGAGCGGTTGGTGAACATCCGATGGCAGCGGATACGATGGGGATTAACGTTACAAAAATGAGGTACATCGGAGTAATTCTGTCCGGTGCATTTGCCGGAATCGGCGGATCAATCTATGCTACCATCATTTCCAGAGACTTCAGCCATGCGACGATCAGCGGCCAGGGCTTTATGGCACTCGCAGCGATGATATTCGGGAAATGGCATCCGCTTGGTGCAATGGGAGCTGCCCTATTCTTCGGGCTGGCTCAAGGGATCAGCATCGTTGGGGGCTCCATTCCATTTTTGAAGGATATCCCTGAAGTGTACCTGCTCATTACACCTTATGTATTGACCATATTGGCGCTTGCCGGATTTATCGGCCGTGCGGACTCTCCTAAAGCACTTGGAACACCTTATATTAAAGGGAAAAGATAAAAGCTGCGTTTCTGCAGCTTTTTCTTTTTATTGGCTCTGTTAAACTTGGCTGTTGATTGCAGTTAGCAGGCGCTCAGCGACCAGCGGGGCGGGCGGTGAGCCTCCTCTCCGCTTTGCGCCTGCGGGGTCTCACCTGTCCCGCTGCTCTCAGCTCGGAGTCTCGCGCCTTTCACTCCAAGTAACAGGTGTAAAAAATCAACATCAGGCTTTAACAGAGCTTTTTTATTAAAAAATTCTGTGCAGCGAGAAAGCAGCCGGAAATGGTACCCTTAAAAGCATACTTGCGCAACCAATCTCAAATACAGGAGAGCCCCGTCTCCTAATTAAAACAGCGGTCCTGAACATTCAAATCTTGCGGAATTTTTTTCGATTGGCCCGTATTTCTTCTCAGTTGGCCCGCATTCCTTCATAATTAGCTCGATTTTAACTCAAGCCCACGTTCACTTGCTCCGGCTGATGTAAGCTTTTAGCCGCGTTTTTTTCTTTTTCAGCAGCAAACAATGGTCTTGCTACGTCCTCAGCCTGTCATTTCCTGGTTGCATAATAACACCGTACTTACGGAACAATGTTGTTATCGAATAAATAAGCAGGGTGAATGATATGGCAGATTCGAACAAATTAAATTTACTTGCACTTTCCTCCGTGCCGCTCGTCATGACACTTGGGAATTCAATGTTGATTCCGGTACTACCGGCTATTCAGAAGGAATTGGGAATCAGCTCTTTTCAGGTCTCACTTATCATCACGGTTTATTCAATCGTAGCAATTTTGCTCATCCCGCTTGCAGGATACCTGTCAGACCGGATTGGAAGGAAAACGGTTATCGTTCCTTGTCTTCTCATTGCCGGGGCTGGAGGAGCGTTATCTGCCTGGGCTTCCACAAATGCTGGAAATCCGTTTATGTGGATATTGGCAGGCAGAATTCTTCAGGGGATCGGTTCTGCCGGAGCCGCACCTGTAGTCATTCCTTTAATTGGCGATCTGTTTGATGATGATGAGCAAATCAGTTCTGGTCTTGGATTGATAGAAACGGCCAATACAGCCGGCAAGGTGCTAAGTCCGATTATTGGGGCGTTTTTAGCAAGCTTTGTATGGTACATGCCTTTTTGGTTTATTCCGTTTTTCAGCATTGCGGGAGTTCTGCTTGTTTTCTTTTTAGTAAAAGTTCCAAAGAAGGAAAAAGAAACTCAGACCTTCAAAGAATTTTTGCAATGTGTGAAAGGAATTTTTCAGAAAAGCGGAAGGTGGCTCTATGCCATTTTTGCCATCGGCGGAATCATTATGCTTGTTTTATTCGGCATTCTTTTTTACCTGTCCGATACACTGGAGAACAAATATGGAATAGATGGTGTTGCTAAAGGATTTATGCTGGCTATTCCACTCCTTGCGCTCTCCATTAGTTCATATGTTGCAGGGAAAAAAATCGGAAACAAAAAGCACTTGATGAAAATGCTTATTTCATTTGGAATGGGGCTTTTGGCTTTATCTTTTATAGCCATCCGCATTCAGCACAGCTTTGCCTTTTTAATTGTTTTTCTAGTTCTTAGCGGAGTTGGTATTGGTATAGCCCTTCCGTCCTTAGATGCTTTAATTACAGAAGGAATCGAGCAAGAGCACAGGGGGACGATCACTTCCTTTTACAGCTCCATGAGATTTATCGGTGTTGCAGCGGGGCCGCCTTTGTATGCTGCCATCATGCCTAGATCAGAGCACTGGATTTATTATGTATCGATTGGTTTTAGCTTTCTTGCCCTTTTGATTGGATTGTTCTTTATAAAACCGCAGGACAAGAATCAGCCTGCTAAGCTGAAGACCACATGATGCCTTGCGCATAAACAAGGCTTAACTTGAAAACTCCTCCCGTAAAAAGGGGGAGTTTTTTATTTTGTAATTTAACAGCCGGTTAGTTCTTGACAGAATAGCCTGCCTGCCTTTTTAATAGTTTATGTAGTGAATGGTTAAAGAGGTGAACTATATTGGATGAAGAAAAAATCAAAGCCTTTATACATAGGTATGAGGAGGTTTATTTTTTTGCGGCAAAAAGAGTAACCGCTATTGTCACAGAAAAAGTGCTCGAGGATATCACTATTGAGCAGTACCAGATCCTGCGTTACATCACCATGTATCCCAATTGCCAGGCAACCATGCTTGCGGATATGTGCGGAGTAAATAAAAGTGCCATTTCTGCCATGATTGAACGTTTGGTTCAAAAAGGACTGGTCGAAAGAATCCGCGATGAAAAGGACCGGCGGAACGTTTTTCTGGAGAGCACCGAAAAAGGCCGGGTCGTGTATGAAAAAGGGGAACAGCAAATACAGAAATATGTTTCCGGTTATTTGACTGAGCTGTCCGAGGGAGAGATTGATACTTTTTTAACTGTGTTTGAAAAAATCTCAGCCAGTATGGCGGAAAAAGAACGGGGAAATGAACAATGAGAGGAATAATCAAGTTAAGATGGATTCTGCTTGTATTCTGGGTAGCGGCAGCAGCTGTTCTTATGATGACTGCACCAAATATGGGAGATCTCGTAGCGGAAAAAGGACAAATTTCTGTTCCTGACGGCTACTCTTCATCTGTAGCCGGTGATCTTCTTGAGGATCAGTCTAAAGGGGATGGAGCGGCGCTTGCCCTGGTTTTTCATGATGACAAAAAGCTCAGTTCGTCAGCAATAAGCGAAATTCAAAAAGCGGTGGAAGACTTAGAAAAAAACCGCAAAGAGCTGAACATTCAGGCGATCACGAGCCATTTCAATAATAAAGAACTGGAAAAACAAATGGTGTCCTCAGATGGAAAAACGATTCTTGCTGCCGTAACACTGGAAGACAGCAAGAGAACGGTTCCTGAAATGGCTGGTGAAATTCGAAAGGAACTAAAGCAATATAAAGTCGACTCCTATATGACCGGCAGTGAGCTGATTGATAAAGACGTAGTTGACAGCTCACAGGAGGGATTAAAGAAGACGGAGTACATTACCGTTGCCTTCATCCTCGTTGTGCTTATTCTTGTTTTCCGTTCCCTGATCGCTCCGATTATCCCTCTGGTAACAGTAGGTGTTGCTTACTTGGTAAGTCAGTCTGTTGTATCTTACTTCGTGGAGTATTTCAATTTTCCGCTATCGACATTTACGCAGATTTTTATGGTTGCCGTCATGTTCGGGATCGGAACAGATTATTGCATTCTGCTTCTCAGCCGGTTTAAGGAAGAATTAGGCCATGGGGAAGAAAAGACGGAGGCAATCATTAAAACGTTCAAGACAGCTGGAAGGACGGTTATTTTCAGCGGCCTTGCCGTATTTGCAGGCTTCGCGTCCATCGCATTTGCGGAATTTAAGCTGTATCAATCCGCTGTTGCCGTGGCAGTAGGAATTGCCTTCCTGATTGTCGCATTAGTGACGATTGTTCCTTTCTTTATGATGGTGCTCGGCAATAATCTGTTTTGGCCGCTTAAAGGCAATATTAAGCATGCTGAAAGCCGGTCTTGGGAGTGGGCAGGCCGATTCTCCTTTAAAAGGCCAATCGTGGCGCTGCTTATCATTGCTGCCATCATTTCTCCTGCACTGATCAAATATGACGGAAGCCTTTCTTTTAATTCGCTTGATGAGATAGGAGATAAATATGAATCCGTAAAGGCGTTTAATATGATTTCCGACAGCTTCGGACCGGGTGAATCTTTGCCCGCAACGATTGTTATCAAGGATGACCAGCCCCTTAACAATAAGGAAAATCTGGCAACCATTGAGAAAATAAGCGGGGACCTCGATCAAATCGAAGACATCGATAAAGTAAGAAGTGCAACAAGGCCGCTTGGAGATGAACTTGAGGATTTAGAAGTAGCCAGTCAGGCTGAGGAGCTTGGCAAAGGAATCCAAAAAGGAAATGATGGAATTCAGGAAATTGGGAAGGGTCTGAATGAGGCCTCAAAGCAACTGTCAGGATCTGAACCAAAACTGAAGGAAGCTACCTCTGGAATTGATCAGCTTATCAAAGGTTCCACGGATTTGCAGAGCGGGGTCGGTGAAATTGAAACGGCACTGGAGCAAATTGAAAATGGGATGAATCAAGGATCAGCCGGTTCACTCGAAATAAAAAAACAAGTGGATACAGCTAAAAACAGTGTGGATCAGCTGATTAAAGGAAGCAGTGCCATTCTTGCAGGCTATGAAGAAGCGGGGAAACAGCTTGGTCAATTATCAGACGGTTTAACGGCTGTTGATGCAGGGGTGAAAGATTCACAGAAAGCTTTATCAGGATTGAAAGAGCCGCTGAACAGGCTCGCTGTGAATCCGGCCTATCCAAACATTCAAAATGACCCGGATTATCAGCTTGTATATGGAACGGTGCTTGGATTGGAAAAAGGATTTACCGGACTAAGCGGTGCGACAGAAAAACTGTCATCAGGACTAAAAGCAGCTTTGCCTGAACTTAAAAAAGCGAATGCCGGTCTTGCTGAAGTGAATAAAGGGCAAAAAGAGTTTCAAAAAGGACTTGTACAGCTTTCAGCAGGATTAGGCAAGTTATCTGATGGGCTGAAAGCTGCATCCAATGGTCAAAACAAAGTCATCAGCGAGCTTCCTAAGCTGCAAGCTGGAGCGGGGATGCTTGCCGAAGGGCAGACGGATTTGAAAAACGGTCTAAGTCCGTTTTCCACACAGCTTGGCTCTTTGACGAAAGGCCTGAATGACAGCGTCAACGGATTAAATCAAGTTTCCGGCGGATTAAATGAGGC
The Metabacillus sp. FJAT-52054 genome window above contains:
- a CDS encoding ABC transporter ATP-binding protein, yielding MDYVIEMLGIRKEFPGIVANNNITLQVEKGEIHALLGENGAGKSTLMNVLFGLYQPEKGEIRVKGKKVDITNPNIANDLGIGMVHQHFMLVNNFTVTENIILGNEPSKMGKTNLKEAEKQVREISERYGLAVDPSAKISDISVGMQQRVEILKTLYRGAEILIFDEPTAVLTPQEIKELISIMNALIKEGKSIILITHKLKEIMEVCHKVTVIRKGEGIGTVKVSATNPNELASLMVGREVLFTTDKTSAKPGETVLEVKNLVVKDARMVTAIDSLSLDVKAGEIVGIAGVDGNGQSELIEAITGLKKHESGTIHLNGKDIGRLTPRKVAESGVGHIPQDRHKHGLVLDFAIGENMVLQTYHQKPYSKSGILNFKEIYKKAEQLIKEFDVRTPSSSTPARALSGGNQQKAIIGREVDRDPDLLIAAQPTRGLDVGAIEFIHKRLIEQRDKGKAILLVSFELDEIMNVSDRIAVIYEGKIVAIVKPEETTEQELGLLMAGSKLKGEGVAP
- a CDS encoding ABC transporter permease produces the protein MKIINRYINLIIPVIAVILGLLSGALVMLVSGYDPILGYGALWNGIFGDPYNIGDTIRLMTPYILTGLAVAFAFKTGLFNIGVEGQVIVGWLAAVWVGVAFDLPKIIHLPLAIIVAALAGALWGFIPGLLKARFRVHEVIVTIMMNYIALYATNAIIQSVLTKGSDTTDEIAATASLRSGTFEMLTNYSRMHYGIIIALAAAFIMWFLLERTTKGYELRAVGFNQDAAHYSGMNVNRSIILSMVISGAFAGIAGAMEGLGTFQYASVKSGFTGIGFDGIAVALLGGNTAIGVIFAAFLFGGLKVGALNMPLEANVPNELVEIVIALIIFFVASSYFIRWLLLRFKKGEK
- a CDS encoding ABC transporter permease translates to MSLLQALQIIIPTALFVAAPLILTALGGIFSEKSGVVNIGLEGLMVIGAFTGIVFNLTFAETFGSLTPWLSLLAAMIASALFAVLHAVATITFRSDQVVSGVAINFLALGLTLFLVKNMYDKGQTDRIDQSFDIIDIPLLSKIPVIGPLFFSNGYITSYIAILLSVAVWYVIYKTPFGLRLRAVGEHPMAADTMGINVTKMRYIGVILSGAFAGIGGSIYATIISRDFSHATISGQGFMALAAMIFGKWHPLGAMGAALFFGLAQGISIVGGSIPFLKDIPEVYLLITPYVLTILALAGFIGRADSPKALGTPYIKGKR
- a CDS encoding MFS transporter, which codes for MADSNKLNLLALSSVPLVMTLGNSMLIPVLPAIQKELGISSFQVSLIITVYSIVAILLIPLAGYLSDRIGRKTVIVPCLLIAGAGGALSAWASTNAGNPFMWILAGRILQGIGSAGAAPVVIPLIGDLFDDDEQISSGLGLIETANTAGKVLSPIIGAFLASFVWYMPFWFIPFFSIAGVLLVFFLVKVPKKEKETQTFKEFLQCVKGIFQKSGRWLYAIFAIGGIIMLVLFGILFYLSDTLENKYGIDGVAKGFMLAIPLLALSISSYVAGKKIGNKKHLMKMLISFGMGLLALSFIAIRIQHSFAFLIVFLVLSGVGIGIALPSLDALITEGIEQEHRGTITSFYSSMRFIGVAAGPPLYAAIMPRSEHWIYYVSIGFSFLALLIGLFFIKPQDKNQPAKLKTT
- a CDS encoding MarR family transcriptional regulator, with translation MDEEKIKAFIHRYEEVYFFAAKRVTAIVTEKVLEDITIEQYQILRYITMYPNCQATMLADMCGVNKSAISAMIERLVQKGLVERIRDEKDRRNVFLESTEKGRVVYEKGEQQIQKYVSGYLTELSEGEIDTFLTVFEKISASMAEKERGNEQ
- a CDS encoding MMPL family transporter; protein product: MRGIIKLRWILLVFWVAAAAVLMMTAPNMGDLVAEKGQISVPDGYSSSVAGDLLEDQSKGDGAALALVFHDDKKLSSSAISEIQKAVEDLEKNRKELNIQAITSHFNNKELEKQMVSSDGKTILAAVTLEDSKRTVPEMAGEIRKELKQYKVDSYMTGSELIDKDVVDSSQEGLKKTEYITVAFILVVLILVFRSLIAPIIPLVTVGVAYLVSQSVVSYFVEYFNFPLSTFTQIFMVAVMFGIGTDYCILLLSRFKEELGHGEEKTEAIIKTFKTAGRTVIFSGLAVFAGFASIAFAEFKLYQSAVAVAVGIAFLIVALVTIVPFFMMVLGNNLFWPLKGNIKHAESRSWEWAGRFSFKRPIVALLIIAAIISPALIKYDGSLSFNSLDEIGDKYESVKAFNMISDSFGPGESLPATIVIKDDQPLNNKENLATIEKISGDLDQIEDIDKVRSATRPLGDELEDLEVASQAEELGKGIQKGNDGIQEIGKGLNEASKQLSGSEPKLKEATSGIDQLIKGSTDLQSGVGEIETALEQIENGMNQGSAGSLEIKKQVDTAKNSVDQLIKGSSAILAGYEEAGKQLGQLSDGLTAVDAGVKDSQKALSGLKEPLNRLAVNPAYPNIQNDPDYQLVYGTVLGLEKGFTGLSGATEKLSSGLKAALPELKKANAGLAEVNKGQKEFQKGLVQLSAGLGKLSDGLKAASNGQNKVISELPKLQAGAGMLAEGQTDLKNGLSPFSTQLGSLTKGLNDSVNGLNQVSGGLNEAETYLDGLSSSNADGWYLPDDVLKNKDFQQVFNEYMSEDKTLTTMDVVLKVNPYSNDALAKMDEVEEAVKRAVKGTKLENATVGVSGVTSTYADLKQISDADYNRTVLFMITAILIILIILLKSFVMPVYLVGSLLITYYSSSAISEWIFVDLLGYDGINWAVPFFGFVILMALGIDYSIFLMDRFNEYREMDVKSAMITAMRNMGTVIISAAIILAGTFAAMLPSGVLSLLQIATLVLTGLILYAFVILPIFVPVMVRTFDKANWWPFMGKRES